From the genome of Hyphomonas adhaerens MHS-3, one region includes:
- a CDS encoding class I adenylate-forming enzyme family protein: MSSELLPPNWPAMSIAEANAALAAPGSPVEVEDTVVDGVPSKGYTNAPPNIHSILFLAAMTHPDRDYIVYQDERVTYKAMLRAVENFAATLRDTYGVTKGDRVAVVMRNYPQWPVAFYAALSLGAIATPMNSWWTGEELQYGLSFAGVKAAVVDPQIFERIHEHMEDLPDLKHVIIARDPGDEHNHPCVSTMEEAIGPANSWADLPELGMPNVDVGPDDDATIMYTSGTTGKPKGALATHRAVIANMFNSLTCTARMYLRKGEPVPEPDPEVTRATLMSIPFFHATGSFAILIPTALRGDKIVTMYKWDAGEALPIIERERITSVGGVPAIAWQVLEHPDREKYDLSSIEVVSYGGAPSAPELVSTIKRRLPNAAPGNGWGMTETCATVTLNIGEDYVNRPTSAGAPPSAVELKICDPEGNPVAEGEVGELWCKSPSNCKLYWNRPDATAETFRNGWVVTGDLARLDEEGFLYLVDRAKDMLIRGGENIYSIEVESALYDHPAVMDAAVVGIPHKVLGEEVGAVVQLKPGMSVSEDELRAHVANQLAAFKVPVEIHFKEEPLPRNANGKILKNELREQFTPRG, from the coding sequence ATGTCATCAGAGCTGCTTCCCCCCAATTGGCCCGCCATGTCCATCGCCGAGGCCAACGCCGCCCTTGCGGCCCCAGGTTCTCCGGTCGAGGTGGAAGACACGGTTGTGGATGGCGTCCCGTCCAAGGGCTACACGAACGCGCCGCCGAACATCCATTCGATCCTGTTCCTGGCGGCCATGACGCATCCGGACCGGGACTACATCGTCTACCAGGATGAGCGCGTCACCTATAAGGCGATGCTGCGCGCGGTGGAGAATTTCGCCGCCACGCTGCGCGACACGTATGGCGTCACCAAGGGGGACCGCGTGGCCGTGGTCATGCGGAACTATCCGCAGTGGCCGGTTGCCTTCTATGCGGCGCTGAGCCTGGGCGCCATCGCGACGCCGATGAATTCCTGGTGGACCGGAGAGGAGCTGCAGTACGGCCTGTCCTTTGCGGGCGTGAAGGCAGCGGTCGTCGATCCGCAGATCTTCGAACGCATCCACGAACATATGGAAGACCTGCCGGACCTGAAGCACGTGATCATCGCACGCGACCCGGGTGACGAGCACAATCATCCGTGCGTCTCCACAATGGAAGAAGCGATCGGTCCGGCCAATTCCTGGGCGGACCTGCCGGAGCTTGGCATGCCGAACGTCGATGTCGGCCCGGATGACGACGCCACAATCATGTACACGTCGGGCACGACGGGTAAGCCGAAAGGGGCGCTTGCGACCCACCGCGCCGTCATCGCGAACATGTTCAACTCGCTGACCTGTACGGCGCGGATGTACCTGCGCAAAGGTGAGCCGGTGCCGGAGCCGGATCCTGAAGTGACGCGGGCAACGCTGATGTCGATCCCGTTCTTCCACGCTACCGGGTCCTTCGCGATCCTGATCCCGACCGCCCTGCGCGGCGACAAGATCGTGACGATGTACAAATGGGACGCCGGGGAGGCGCTGCCGATCATCGAACGTGAACGCATCACCAGCGTTGGCGGTGTGCCGGCGATCGCCTGGCAGGTGCTGGAACATCCGGATCGCGAAAAGTACGACCTGTCCTCGATCGAGGTGGTCTCCTATGGCGGGGCGCCGTCTGCACCGGAACTTGTTTCCACAATCAAGCGCCGCCTGCCGAATGCCGCGCCCGGCAATGGCTGGGGCATGACAGAGACCTGCGCGACGGTGACGCTGAACATTGGCGAAGACTATGTGAACCGTCCGACCAGCGCAGGCGCGCCGCCGTCTGCCGTGGAGCTGAAAATCTGCGACCCGGAGGGCAATCCCGTTGCTGAAGGGGAAGTCGGCGAACTGTGGTGCAAGAGCCCATCGAACTGCAAGCTTTACTGGAACCGTCCGGATGCCACCGCGGAGACGTTCCGCAATGGCTGGGTCGTGACGGGTGACCTAGCCCGCCTCGACGAGGAAGGCTTCCTCTACCTGGTCGACCGCGCGAAAGACATGCTGATCCGCGGCGGCGAGAACATCTACAGCATCGAAGTGGAAAGCGCCCTCTACGACCACCCGGCCGTGATGGACGCTGCCGTCGTCGGCATTCCGCACAAGGTGCTGGGCGAGGAAGTCGGCGCGGTCGTGCAGCTGAAGCCCGGTATGAGCGTGAGCGAGGATGAGCTGCGCGCCCATGTCGCCAATCAGCTGGCCGCGTTCAAGGTGCCGGTCGAGATCCATTTCAAGGAAGAACCGCTGCCGCGCAATGCAAACGGCAAGATCCTGAAAAACGAATTGCGGGAGCAGTTCACACCACGGGGATAA
- the dxs gene encoding 1-deoxy-D-xylulose-5-phosphate synthase — MTDTRPNRLLDAIDSPDDLKGRSRAELKQIANEVREEVIDVVSVTGGHLGSGLGVVELTVAIHSIFDTPKDKLIWDVGHQCYPHKILTGRRDRMRTLRQGGGLSGFTKRSESEYDPFGAAHASTSISAGLGFAKARDIQEENSNVIAVIGDGSMSAGMAYEAMNNAGADKSRLIVILNDNDMSIAPPVGAMSNHLSQLVSSRPYRGLRRIAKKVVAPMGLESPARRAEEFLRGFAMGGTLFEELGFYYVGPVDGHDLDVLIPILENVKAMRDGPILIHVVTQKGKGYAPAENSADKYHGVSKFSVITGEQSKPKPKAPAYQKVFGQTLTQLAEKDDRICAITAAMPSGTSTDIFAAKFPDRHFDVGIAEQHGVTFAAGLAADGMKPFCAIYSTFLQRGYDQVVHDVAIQKLPVRFAIDRAGLVGADGATHAGSFDIGYLGALPGMICMAAGDEAELARMVLTSLEIDDRPSAFRYPRGEGVGVDMPEVLTPLEIGKGRVIREGTTVAILSYGTRLGEAMKAADMLAAQGLSATVADARFAKPLDTDLVDRLAKEHEVLITIEEGATGGFGSFVLEYLARSGGLDSGLKIRPMTLPDEFQDQDTPYNMYETAGLNARHIAARAIEALGRGDIAEIERLARA, encoded by the coding sequence ATGACCGACACCAGACCCAACCGCCTGCTCGACGCGATCGACTCGCCCGACGACCTTAAAGGCCGTTCGCGGGCAGAGCTGAAGCAGATCGCGAATGAAGTGCGCGAAGAGGTGATTGATGTCGTCTCGGTGACCGGCGGGCATCTCGGGTCCGGCCTCGGCGTCGTCGAACTGACGGTCGCCATTCATTCGATCTTCGATACGCCGAAAGACAAGCTGATCTGGGATGTCGGCCATCAGTGCTATCCCCACAAGATCCTTACCGGCCGCCGCGACCGCATGCGCACGCTGCGCCAGGGTGGTGGCCTGTCCGGCTTCACCAAACGGTCGGAGAGCGAATACGACCCCTTCGGGGCGGCCCATGCCTCGACCTCGATCTCTGCCGGGCTCGGCTTTGCCAAGGCGCGGGACATCCAGGAAGAGAATTCCAATGTCATCGCAGTGATCGGCGACGGCTCCATGTCAGCCGGCATGGCCTATGAGGCGATGAACAATGCGGGCGCCGACAAGTCGCGCCTGATTGTCATCCTGAACGATAATGACATGTCCATCGCTCCGCCGGTCGGGGCGATGAGCAACCACCTCTCTCAGCTTGTCTCTTCGCGGCCGTATCGCGGCCTGCGCCGGATTGCCAAGAAAGTCGTTGCGCCGATGGGCCTCGAAAGCCCGGCCCGGCGTGCGGAGGAGTTCCTGCGCGGCTTCGCCATGGGCGGCACGCTGTTCGAGGAACTGGGCTTCTATTATGTCGGCCCGGTCGACGGGCATGACCTCGATGTCCTGATCCCGATCCTCGAAAACGTGAAGGCCATGCGTGACGGGCCGATCCTGATCCACGTCGTCACGCAGAAGGGCAAGGGCTACGCCCCGGCCGAGAATTCCGCCGACAAGTATCACGGCGTTTCGAAATTCTCCGTCATCACGGGCGAACAGTCCAAGCCGAAACCGAAGGCGCCGGCCTACCAGAAAGTTTTCGGCCAGACGCTGACGCAGCTGGCGGAAAAGGACGACCGGATCTGCGCGATCACGGCGGCCATGCCCTCCGGCACGTCGACCGATATCTTTGCCGCAAAATTCCCTGACCGTCATTTCGATGTCGGGATCGCCGAGCAGCATGGCGTGACGTTCGCCGCGGGCCTCGCCGCAGACGGCATGAAGCCGTTCTGCGCGATCTATTCCACCTTCCTGCAGCGCGGCTATGATCAGGTCGTGCATGACGTGGCCATTCAGAAGCTGCCTGTGCGCTTCGCCATCGATCGCGCCGGTCTCGTCGGCGCCGATGGGGCAACGCATGCCGGCAGTTTCGACATCGGCTATCTCGGCGCGCTGCCAGGCATGATCTGCATGGCGGCAGGCGACGAGGCCGAACTGGCCCGCATGGTTCTGACGTCACTGGAAATCGACGACCGGCCGAGCGCCTTCAGGTATCCGCGCGGCGAAGGCGTCGGCGTGGACATGCCGGAGGTGCTGACCCCGCTGGAAATCGGCAAGGGCCGGGTCATCCGCGAAGGCACCACTGTGGCGATCCTGTCCTATGGCACGCGCCTCGGCGAAGCGATGAAGGCGGCAGACATGCTGGCCGCGCAGGGCTTGTCGGCAACGGTTGCCGATGCCCGCTTCGCCAAGCCGCTGGACACAGACCTGGTCGACCGGCTCGCGAAAGAGCACGAAGTCCTGATCACGATTGAGGAAGGCGCCACCGGCGGCTTTGGCAGTTTCGTTCTGGAATACCTGGCACGCAGCGGCGGGCTCGACAGTGGGCTGAAGATCCGGCCGATGACGCTGCCGGACGAATTCCAGGACCAGGACACGCCTTACAACATGTATGAGACTGCCGGTCTCAACGCCCGGCATATCGCCGCCCGCGCCATCGAGGCGCTTGGCCGGGGCGACATTGCCGAAATCGAGCGTCTGGCCAGAGCTTGA
- a CDS encoding polyprenyl synthetase family protein, which produces MGEVIDFDLRLKEVADKVTVALDQLIPPASGPEADLMRAMRHAALANGKRMRPFFLLEAGAMFDAPEKSLLRAAAALECVHCYSLVHDDLPCMDDDDFRRGQPTVHKAFDEATAVLAGDALLTLAFKILSSRETHPDAEVRARLIERLADSAGARGMVGGQMIDMLESESPRDLNTITRMQRLKTGALISYATEAAGIIGHAHEQERSALAGFSNDLGLAYQIADDLLDATGDEQAVGKALAKDENAGKANFVTILGIDGARQRVQLLADQAKEHLAIFREKANILLQSVDFVLDRTH; this is translated from the coding sequence ATGGGGGAGGTGATCGACTTCGATCTGCGCCTGAAGGAAGTTGCCGACAAGGTGACGGTGGCGCTGGACCAGCTGATCCCGCCCGCGTCCGGGCCGGAGGCAGACCTGATGCGCGCGATGCGTCATGCCGCCCTCGCCAACGGAAAACGCATGCGGCCCTTCTTCCTGCTGGAAGCCGGTGCCATGTTCGACGCGCCGGAAAAGTCGCTCCTGCGGGCGGCGGCGGCGCTGGAGTGCGTGCATTGCTATTCGCTGGTGCATGATGACCTGCCCTGCATGGATGACGATGATTTCCGCCGCGGCCAGCCGACGGTCCACAAAGCGTTCGACGAAGCGACGGCCGTCCTGGCGGGCGATGCCCTGCTGACGCTGGCCTTCAAGATCCTCTCGTCCCGGGAGACTCATCCGGACGCCGAAGTGCGGGCCAGGCTGATCGAGCGGCTCGCCGATTCCGCGGGGGCGCGGGGCATGGTGGGCGGCCAGATGATCGACATGCTGGAGAGCGAAAGTCCCCGTGACCTGAACACGATCACCCGCATGCAGCGCCTGAAAACCGGCGCTCTGATCTCCTACGCAACCGAGGCGGCGGGAATCATCGGCCATGCGCATGAACAGGAACGCAGTGCTCTGGCCGGCTTTTCGAACGATCTCGGCCTGGCCTACCAGATTGCCGACGACCTGCTGGATGCGACCGGCGATGAGCAGGCGGTTGGCAAGGCGCTGGCCAAGGACGAAAACGCCGGAAAGGCTAATTTCGTTACGATTCTGGGCATCGACGGGGCCCGCCAGCGGGTACAGCTCCTGGCGGACCAGGCGAAGGAACACCTCGCAATTTTTCGCGAAAAGGCCAATATACTGCTGCAATCAGTCGATTTTGTTCTTGATAGAACACACTAG
- a CDS encoding exodeoxyribonuclease VII small subunit: protein MADPKEKPVDKMSFEEALAELEGIVRQLEAGEVELEKSIAIYERGAALKAHCESRLKAAELKVEQIVQGASGPSTEPASFD from the coding sequence ATGGCAGACCCGAAGGAAAAACCCGTCGACAAGATGAGCTTCGAAGAGGCGCTTGCCGAACTCGAAGGCATCGTGCGCCAGCTGGAAGCTGGTGAGGTCGAGCTTGAAAAATCGATCGCCATCTATGAACGCGGCGCCGCCCTGAAGGCGCATTGCGAATCGCGTCTCAAGGCAGCGGAACTGAAGGTCGAACAGATCGTGCAGGGGGCCAGCGGCCCCTCCACAGAACCTGCAAGCTTCGACTAG
- a CDS encoding histidine phosphatase family protein has protein sequence MPGSTSTAGRRGPIVISRHGKPALDRTAGPRLDWRQYKDWWARYEESPLAEGQVAPQALKDAVKDADLVFASGRIRAQETAARAAPHMTAENDPIFNEAPLPPPMLPRVRYLPKTWNILARAAWLNGHALDGESVVQARLRAMEAAQKLHEASEDAKVYLAAHGWFNRMMRPELKKLGWKCVRDGGDSYWSFRVYEYR, from the coding sequence ATGCCAGGATCGACATCGACAGCAGGCCGGCGCGGCCCCATCGTGATTTCGCGTCACGGCAAGCCTGCGCTGGACCGCACCGCCGGGCCGCGGCTCGATTGGCGCCAGTACAAGGATTGGTGGGCCCGCTACGAGGAAAGCCCGCTGGCCGAGGGGCAGGTCGCGCCGCAGGCTCTGAAAGACGCGGTGAAGGATGCCGACCTCGTCTTCGCGTCCGGCCGCATCCGCGCACAGGAAACGGCTGCCCGCGCGGCGCCGCACATGACGGCGGAAAATGACCCGATCTTCAACGAGGCCCCGCTGCCGCCGCCGATGCTGCCGCGGGTGCGCTACCTTCCGAAAACGTGGAACATCCTTGCCCGGGCGGCCTGGCTGAACGGTCATGCGCTGGACGGGGAAAGCGTCGTCCAGGCGCGTCTGCGGGCCATGGAAGCGGCGCAGAAGCTGCACGAAGCGTCCGAGGATGCAAAGGTCTACCTGGCCGCGCATGGCTGGTTCAATCGCATGATGCGGCCGGAGCTGAAGAAGCTCGGCTGGAAATGCGTCCGCGACGGTGGAGATTCCTATTGGAGTTTCCGCGTCTACGAATACCGGTGA
- the lepB gene encoding signal peptidase I, with translation MKDDSEASMARDGEKAAQGADDAPTTLADKVKQELKEWGATLAVFVPLFMLFSGLAYEQRVIPSESMVPTLQVSDRVAVAKFAYGYDRYSLPFSLGRYLPLPKGRIFARDPKRGDVVVFEHPHAGKVMIKRVIGLPGDQVQMIDEQVYINGEPLPSEYVRSVRYVPHGTNWVATAYEWRETAEDGKSWMTDRQEAGDRGDNTVLFIVPKGHVFMMGDNRDNSLDSRFLSGHCPPVGNVVDRAGCPLAVDPKEASVGFVPMDHLMGRADTVLMSFYRCKLMDGEKCPKRVWKGL, from the coding sequence TTGAAAGACGATAGCGAGGCCTCGATGGCACGAGATGGCGAAAAGGCCGCGCAGGGCGCCGACGACGCGCCCACAACACTCGCCGACAAGGTGAAGCAGGAATTGAAGGAATGGGGCGCCACGCTGGCTGTGTTCGTTCCGTTGTTCATGCTGTTCTCCGGCCTCGCTTACGAGCAGCGCGTGATCCCCTCCGAAAGCATGGTGCCGACGCTTCAGGTGTCTGACCGCGTGGCGGTGGCCAAGTTCGCCTATGGCTATGACCGCTATTCGCTGCCGTTCAGCCTGGGCCGCTACCTGCCATTGCCGAAGGGGCGCATCTTTGCGCGTGACCCGAAGCGCGGCGATGTCGTCGTGTTCGAGCATCCGCACGCCGGCAAGGTGATGATCAAGCGCGTGATCGGCCTGCCGGGCGATCAGGTCCAGATGATCGACGAGCAGGTTTACATCAATGGCGAACCGCTTCCGAGCGAATATGTCCGCTCCGTCCGCTATGTTCCGCACGGCACCAACTGGGTGGCGACGGCATATGAATGGCGCGAGACGGCGGAAGACGGGAAAAGCTGGATGACCGACCGCCAGGAAGCGGGTGACCGGGGCGACAATACGGTGCTGTTCATCGTGCCCAAGGGCCATGTCTTCATGATGGGCGACAACCGGGACAATTCGCTCGACAGCCGTTTCCTGTCCGGCCACTGCCCGCCGGTCGGCAATGTGGTCGATCGGGCAGGGTGTCCGCTGGCCGTTGACCCGAAAGAGGCATCCGTCGGCTTCGTGCCGATGGATCACCTGATGGGACGGGCCGATACGGTCCTGATGAGCTTCTATCGCTGCAAGCTGATGGATGGCGAGAAGTGCCCGAAACGGGTGTGGAAGGGACTGTAG
- a CDS encoding MBL fold metallo-hydrolase: MDGFTTKTPKRPGLDYLHGEAAPDHGGMMEITPRIQWIRMELPFSLKFINVWLIEDDDGWTIVDTGMPLKETRDAWKAILESRVTPEKPLKRVIVTHMHPDHVGCAGWLCYKYGAELWMSRLEYTTCRMLISDTGREAPEAGVSFYRKAGWDEAALDNYRERFGGFGRGVSKMPDSFFRLSDGDTFEMGGETWEVITGNGHSPEHACLFCPAQNIVISGDQLLPRISSNVSVHPTEPAANPLLDWMSSCEKLLERLPADVLVLPAHNEPFRGAHKRLRHLIDGHEVALERLKQRLAERPRKVLDTFVAIFGRKIALDEQGMATGEALAHLNCLIYRGEVKAEPGPDGVTLYHLAA, from the coding sequence ATGGACGGATTCACAACAAAGACACCCAAGCGCCCCGGGCTGGACTACCTGCACGGTGAGGCGGCCCCCGATCATGGCGGGATGATGGAGATCACGCCGCGTATCCAGTGGATTCGCATGGAGCTGCCTTTCTCCCTGAAGTTCATCAATGTCTGGCTGATCGAGGATGACGATGGCTGGACGATCGTCGATACGGGCATGCCGCTGAAGGAAACGCGGGACGCCTGGAAGGCCATCCTCGAATCGCGCGTTACGCCGGAAAAGCCCCTGAAGCGCGTGATCGTCACGCACATGCACCCCGATCATGTCGGCTGCGCAGGCTGGCTCTGCTACAAGTACGGGGCCGAACTGTGGATGAGCCGGCTGGAATACACGACGTGCCGCATGTTGATTTCGGACACGGGCCGGGAGGCGCCGGAGGCCGGGGTCAGCTTCTATCGCAAGGCCGGCTGGGACGAGGCGGCACTTGATAATTACCGCGAGCGCTTCGGCGGGTTTGGCCGCGGCGTTTCGAAAATGCCGGACAGCTTCTTCCGCCTCAGCGATGGCGACACGTTCGAGATGGGCGGTGAAACCTGGGAAGTGATCACCGGCAACGGCCACTCGCCGGAACATGCCTGCCTGTTCTGTCCGGCTCAGAATATCGTCATCTCAGGGGACCAGTTGCTGCCGCGCATTTCCTCAAATGTGTCGGTCCACCCGACCGAACCGGCGGCAAACCCGCTGCTGGACTGGATGTCGAGCTGCGAGAAATTGCTGGAGCGCCTGCCGGCGGATGTGCTGGTGCTGCCGGCCCATAACGAGCCGTTCCGCGGCGCGCACAAACGCCTGCGGCATCTGATCGACGGCCATGAAGTGGCGCTGGAGCGTTTGAAACAGCGGCTCGCCGAGCGTCCGCGCAAGGTGCTGGACACGTTCGTCGCGATCTTCGGGCGGAAAATCGCACTGGACGAACAGGGCATGGCAACCGGCGAAGCGCTGGCCCATTTGAACTGTCTGATCTATCGCGGTGAGGTGAAAGCCGAGCCCGGGCCGGACGGTGTCACGCTCTATCATCTCGCTGCCTGA
- a CDS encoding pseudouridine synthase → MAWTKTYEGAEPLRINKWLAEEGVCSRREADALILKGLVKVDGEAAIAGQKIEAGQTLTLLQKATRQLDNRLSLIFHKPEGIVSGTPEAGEIPAVRLITAETLSGKAHAIPGRYNKLAPLGRLDKDSRGLLVLSEDGVLAKALIGPESTVDKEYLVKVKGEVTPDKLALLRHGLELDGRKLKPAQVDQVKAHELRFVLNEGRNRQIRRMCQLVDLRVADLMRVRVGSLELAGLPEGKWRPISARERDALLSGAAPSPRPSSPRAPREAQDRPPRETRERPQRGERPARGERPDRPPRPGKPSGKPGGKSGPPRGDRKPDSREEKPVNPMRGPKFKRTKLGPRKRSPIK, encoded by the coding sequence ATGGCCTGGACAAAGACTTATGAAGGCGCGGAGCCGCTGCGCATCAACAAGTGGCTTGCCGAGGAAGGTGTCTGCTCGCGCCGCGAGGCGGATGCGCTGATCCTGAAGGGCCTGGTCAAGGTCGATGGCGAAGCGGCGATCGCCGGGCAGAAGATCGAGGCCGGCCAGACGCTGACCCTGCTGCAGAAGGCGACCCGCCAGCTGGACAACAGGCTGTCGCTGATTTTCCACAAGCCGGAAGGCATCGTCTCTGGCACGCCTGAAGCAGGTGAAATTCCCGCCGTGCGCCTGATTACGGCCGAGACGCTGTCCGGCAAGGCACACGCGATTCCCGGCCGCTACAACAAGCTCGCGCCGCTCGGCCGCCTCGACAAGGACAGCCGCGGCCTGCTCGTCCTGTCGGAAGACGGGGTTCTGGCGAAGGCGCTGATCGGGCCTGAGAGCACGGTCGACAAGGAATATCTGGTCAAGGTGAAGGGCGAAGTGACGCCGGACAAGCTGGCCCTGCTGCGCCATGGCCTGGAGCTGGACGGGCGCAAGCTGAAGCCGGCGCAGGTGGACCAGGTGAAGGCGCACGAGCTGCGCTTCGTGCTGAACGAGGGCCGCAACCGCCAGATCCGCCGCATGTGCCAGCTGGTGGACCTGCGCGTCGCAGACCTGATGCGCGTGCGCGTCGGCTCGCTGGAACTGGCGGGCCTGCCCGAAGGCAAGTGGCGCCCGATCAGCGCGCGCGAGCGTGACGCCCTGCTCAGCGGTGCGGCGCCCAGCCCGCGCCCGTCGAGCCCCCGTGCCCCGCGGGAGGCGCAGGACCGCCCGCCGCGCGAAACGCGGGAGCGGCCTCAGCGCGGCGAACGCCCGGCCCGAGGTGAACGGCCCGACCGTCCGCCGCGTCCAGGAAAGCCATCCGGCAAGCCGGGCGGAAAAAGCGGTCCGCCGCGCGGTGACCGCAAGCCTGACAGCAGGGAAGAAAAGCCCGTCAATCCGATGCGCGGCCCGAAGTTCAAGCGCACGAAACTGGGACCCCGCAAGCGGTCGCCGATCAAATAG
- a CDS encoding MFS transporter: MKTASAPWLAFALLLLGTTLGLAGTDLVLPAVPGLPDVLGGSAAMAQLVLAAFVAGTCVGLILFGELGARTDQRALLISSLIAYALVSLACALAPSLPALVGLRFLQGLSGSAAAVFAPGMIRAMFSEAGAVRALGLMGSVESLVPALAPVAGVWLLAAFGWTSSFYVIAALSLAVALLVRGLGSSLPVPPPTRGEGSYFRLLINRAYLRYALSQAFTLGGLLIFVFGAPAMMTKALGLSLNAFILMQVTGIAFFVVASNIAGRLADMVGPERMILLGSGISALGLIGLTVYGLNGAADARVITALFVPVNLGLGLRGPPGFFRAILASDGDDARGAALVILFILATTAIGTAIAAPFVTAGLAPLAGIAAGGSCLSVILLLTLPGLKAQ; this comes from the coding sequence ATGAAAACCGCCTCCGCCCCCTGGCTCGCTTTTGCGCTCCTGCTGCTCGGCACGACTCTCGGCCTTGCCGGGACAGACCTGGTGCTGCCCGCCGTGCCCGGCCTGCCGGATGTGCTGGGCGGCAGCGCAGCCATGGCACAGCTGGTGCTGGCCGCGTTCGTCGCGGGCACCTGCGTAGGCCTGATCCTGTTCGGCGAGCTTGGCGCACGCACCGACCAGCGCGCCCTGCTGATCTCCAGCCTCATCGCCTATGCCCTCGTTTCGCTGGCCTGCGCGCTGGCGCCGTCCCTGCCCGCACTTGTCGGCCTGCGGTTCCTGCAAGGCCTGTCGGGTTCGGCCGCCGCCGTGTTTGCACCGGGCATGATCCGCGCCATGTTCAGCGAGGCTGGCGCCGTGCGCGCGCTGGGCCTGATGGGCAGCGTCGAGTCGCTGGTGCCTGCCCTTGCCCCGGTCGCTGGCGTCTGGCTGCTGGCCGCATTCGGCTGGACCAGTTCGTTCTACGTGATCGCCGCGCTCAGCCTTGCCGTCGCCCTCCTCGTCCGCGGGCTCGGGTCCAGCCTGCCGGTGCCGCCGCCAACGCGCGGCGAAGGCAGCTATTTCCGTCTACTGATCAATCGCGCCTATCTGCGTTATGCCCTCAGCCAGGCGTTCACGCTCGGCGGCCTGTTGATCTTCGTGTTCGGCGCCCCGGCGATGATGACCAAGGCGCTGGGCCTCAGCCTCAATGCCTTCATCCTGATGCAGGTGACCGGCATCGCCTTCTTCGTCGTGGCCTCCAACATCGCTGGCCGCCTCGCGGACATGGTCGGGCCGGAGCGGATGATCCTGCTTGGCTCGGGCATCTCGGCGCTGGGCCTCATCGGCCTTACCGTCTATGGCCTGAACGGCGCAGCGGACGCGCGGGTCATCACGGCACTGTTCGTGCCGGTGAACCTCGGCCTCGGCCTGCGCGGCCCGCCGGGTTTCTTCCGCGCGATCCTGGCTTCGGACGGGGACGACGCCCGCGGCGCGGCCCTGGTGATCCTGTTCATCCTCGCCACGACCGCCATCGGCACGGCCATCGCCGCCCCGTTTGTGACAGCAGGACTGGCCCCGCTGGCAGGCATTGCGGCGGGCGGATCCTGCCTGTCCGTGATATTGCTGTTGACCCTGCCGGGACTGAAAGCCCAGTAA
- a CDS encoding cold-shock protein, with the protein MTSGTVKFYNDQKGFGFIAPEDGSTDVFVHATALERAGMRILTEGQKVSFTTAVDKRNGKTAVDTIEAE; encoded by the coding sequence ATGACTAGTGGCACCGTAAAATTCTACAACGATCAAAAAGGCTTCGGCTTTATCGCTCCGGAAGACGGCAGCACGGACGTTTTCGTTCATGCCACCGCACTTGAGCGCGCCGGTATGCGCATCCTGACCGAGGGCCAGAAGGTTTCCTTCACCACGGCAGTCGACAAGCGCAACGGCAAAACCGCCGTCGACACGATCGAAGCCGAATAG
- a CDS encoding DUF3833 family protein, whose product MKKQLPALAALALVTACATRPPVPEAANGGAFVIERDLAGSHVARGEFKAITGVHRTFTAQLTGTWDGQTFTLVEDFVYDDGEKDKKTWKLQRVAPGEYTGTREDVVGTARGFQDGDVFRLEYDVRLPSENGKGRKVRFRDVLANDVDGKVLNTATVGWFGFRVGSVSLVMEPAEDGEE is encoded by the coding sequence ATGAAAAAACAACTTCCAGCTCTCGCCGCCCTCGCCCTTGTCACCGCCTGCGCCACCCGGCCACCCGTGCCGGAGGCCGCCAATGGCGGGGCTTTCGTCATCGAACGGGACCTTGCCGGATCCCATGTGGCCCGGGGCGAGTTCAAGGCCATCACCGGTGTGCACCGAACCTTCACCGCCCAGCTGACCGGCACATGGGACGGCCAGACGTTCACCCTGGTCGAAGACTTCGTCTATGACGATGGCGAAAAGGACAAGAAGACCTGGAAACTCCAACGCGTCGCGCCGGGCGAATACACCGGCACCCGCGAAGACGTGGTCGGCACCGCGCGCGGCTTTCAGGATGGCGACGTGTTCCGGCTCGAATATGACGTCCGGTTGCCGTCGGAGAACGGCAAGGGCCGCAAGGTCCGCTTCCGGGATGTTCTGGCAAATGACGTAGACGGAAAAGTTCTGAACACGGCGACGGTCGGCTGGTTCGGCTTCCGCGTCGGGTCTGTGTCGCTGGTCATGGAACCGGCGGAGGACGGAGAGGAATAG